One Litoreibacter ponti DNA segment encodes these proteins:
- a CDS encoding DUF2267 domain-containing protein — protein sequence MTAQDLEVIDHSVHLTHEWINELAGRLDWYSKRSVLRLMRVTLHHIRDHLLVDELAQLSAQLPVMIRGFFFEGWVPKATPIKERRADDFIAYIDQHMGETTEYRGREDITCVFALLNARISRGEVEDIRASLPEAIRDLWPDP from the coding sequence ATGACAGCGCAGGATCTGGAAGTGATCGACCACAGCGTGCACTTGACCCATGAGTGGATCAACGAGCTGGCCGGGCGGCTTGACTGGTACTCGAAGCGCTCGGTCCTGCGCCTGATGCGGGTGACCCTGCACCACATCCGCGACCACCTTCTGGTGGACGAGCTGGCGCAGCTGTCGGCGCAGCTGCCGGTGATGATCCGCGGCTTCTTCTTTGAAGGCTGGGTGCCGAAGGCCACGCCGATCAAGGAACGGCGGGCGGACGATTTCATCGCCTATATCGACCAGCACATGGGCGAGACGACCGAGTACCGGGGCCGCGAGGATATCACATGCGTGTTCGCTCTGCTGAACGCGCGGATCAGCCGGGGGGAGGTCGAAGACATCCGCGCCAGCCTGCCGGAGGCCATTCGGGATCTGTGGCCCGACCCCTAG
- a CDS encoding universal stress protein: MQSRSILFVLNAQTPDAQITEAAEAAAGDNTHLVCLLLGQAPALPLYSYGMSPYGGMSIPDNWNETMADAQKAQADRVNEIEGLLAKSEVSSAVHSALSMTLDVKHHVARLARISDEAFFAASLRDEPEILREAVAGVLFHSPIGFRMNGSAAQRAGRVFVAWNSSLAASAAVHAAMPYLKEAEEVVIACFDPVMSEARDGPDPGTDVAKWLSHHGCKVTVSQFPSGGREIGQAIQDRAKEFGADLVVMGAYGHARMIQTVLGGTTRSLLEQTDLPVLFAH; the protein is encoded by the coding sequence ATGCAAAGCCGTAGCATACTCTTCGTTTTGAACGCTCAGACCCCGGACGCGCAGATCACCGAAGCCGCAGAGGCGGCAGCAGGAGACAACACGCATCTGGTCTGCCTGCTGCTCGGTCAGGCCCCTGCCCTGCCGCTTTATTCCTACGGCATGTCACCCTATGGCGGGATGAGCATCCCCGACAATTGGAACGAGACGATGGCCGACGCCCAGAAGGCGCAGGCGGACCGAGTCAATGAGATCGAGGGCCTGCTCGCCAAGAGCGAGGTTTCGAGCGCGGTTCATTCCGCTCTGAGCATGACCCTGGACGTCAAACACCACGTGGCGCGGCTGGCCCGGATCAGTGACGAGGCGTTCTTCGCCGCTAGCCTGCGCGACGAGCCCGAAATCCTGCGCGAGGCGGTTGCGGGGGTCCTGTTCCATTCGCCCATCGGCTTCCGCATGAACGGGTCGGCCGCTCAGCGCGCCGGGCGTGTGTTTGTCGCGTGGAACAGCAGTCTAGCCGCGTCTGCGGCTGTGCACGCGGCGATGCCTTACCTGAAGGAAGCCGAAGAGGTCGTCATCGCCTGTTTCGATCCGGTGATGTCCGAAGCGCGCGATGGACCGGACCCGGGCACCGACGTGGCGAAATGGCTCAGCCATCACGGCTGCAAGGTCACCGTGTCGCAATTCCCGAGCGGCGGGCGCGAGATCGGGCAGGCCATTCAGGATCGCGCCAAGGAATTCGGTGCCGATCTTGTTGTCATGGGGGCCTACGGCCACGCGCGCATGATCCAGACGGTTCTGGGCGGCACCACCCGCAGCCTGTTGGAGCAGACGGACCTGCCGGTCTTGTTCGCGCACTAG
- a CDS encoding Hsp20/alpha crystallin family protein: MSRQTLPQNRRPGGETALFPSLQKEMNRLLDQFKSNFPMLDDDARSVFAGPSFPAIDMVETDDALEISAEVPGVKEDDLDVTVSGETLVLKGEKSADHEEQEDSYHLIERRYGSFRRHIPLGFAPEDGAVKADFADGILKLTIAKPSNAKAAVQKIEIKKA; this comes from the coding sequence ATGTCACGGCAAACGCTTCCACAAAACCGCAGGCCCGGCGGCGAGACCGCCTTGTTTCCTTCGCTGCAGAAGGAGATGAACCGCCTTCTCGACCAATTCAAATCCAACTTTCCCATGCTTGACGACGACGCGCGATCCGTATTCGCAGGTCCCTCTTTCCCCGCCATCGACATGGTCGAGACCGACGACGCCCTGGAGATCAGCGCGGAGGTGCCGGGCGTCAAAGAGGACGATCTGGACGTGACCGTCTCGGGCGAGACGCTGGTTCTGAAGGGCGAAAAGAGCGCCGATCACGAAGAGCAGGAAGACAGCTATCACCTGATAGAGCGCCGCTATGGCAGCTTCCGCCGCCACATCCCGCTTGGTTTTGCGCCCGAAGACGGCGCGGTGAAGGCCGACTTCGCCGACGGCATCCTGAAGCTCACGATCGCAAAGCCGTCCAACGCGAAGGCCGCCGTGCAGAAGATCGAAATCAAGAAAGCGTAA
- a CDS encoding chaperone modulator CbpM, which translates to MKKSTLRSEVMDALSLQDLCRFCDADEAWVIELVEHGVIDPIGRSSRNWRFVGTSIVRAKKARRLNRDLGVNTAGVALVLDLLEQRDAARRQLARYQMPE; encoded by the coding sequence ATGAAAAAGTCGACCTTGCGTAGTGAAGTTATGGATGCACTCAGCTTGCAGGACCTCTGCCGCTTTTGTGACGCGGACGAGGCCTGGGTCATCGAATTGGTGGAGCACGGGGTCATCGATCCCATCGGGCGGAGCAGCCGGAACTGGCGCTTTGTGGGCACAAGCATCGTGCGCGCCAAGAAGGCGCGCCGCCTGAACCGCGATCTTGGGGTGAATACGGCGGGTGTCGCGCTTGTTCTGGACCTGTTGGAGCAACGCGACGCCGCGCGTCGCCAGTTGGCGCGCTACCAGATGCCGGAATAG
- a CDS encoding bifunctional protein tyrosine phosphatase family protein/NAD(P)/FAD-dependent oxidoreductase — protein sequence MDINKLSDQVYVSPQISADDLADLKARGIRSVICNRPDGEGADQPTFEELAQAAGEVGLEMRYIPISGGLVQDMDAEAFGDALQSLPKPILAYCRTGTRSTTLWSLAQANTMELPDILSATKAAGYDMKGVVRRIANGGKTPVDQEDAAYDVVIVGAGASGIAVAASLKARQPGLEIAVIDPADAHYYQPGWTMVGGGIFDAEDTVRTMGSLIPRGVHWLKSAVAAFEPEKDAVILDGCRVVKYKRLVVCPGLKLDWNRVEGLVETLGRNGVTSNYRYDLAPYTWKLVSGLKSGRALFTQPPMPIKCAGAPQKAIYLSADHWTRTGVIGDIDIGFHNAGGVLFGVKDFVPALQSYVDKYQIGLNFFSNLVAIDGPAGKAWFDVSKPDTAVARVEVEFDMIHVTPPQSAPDFIAVSPLADAAGWVDVDQATLRHKSFENIWSLGDVMNAPNAKTAAAARKQAPVVADNIIADIKGRAPVSQYDGYGSCPLTVERGKIVLAEFGYGGTLQPSFPSWLIDGTKPSRLAWLLKEKILPPVYWKAMLKGREWMATPEKLSAR from the coding sequence ATGGATATCAACAAACTCTCGGACCAGGTCTATGTCTCCCCCCAGATCTCCGCCGACGATCTGGCGGACCTCAAGGCGCGGGGCATTCGGTCCGTCATCTGCAACCGCCCCGATGGCGAGGGTGCGGATCAGCCGACGTTCGAGGAATTGGCGCAGGCCGCAGGCGAGGTGGGGCTCGAGATGCGGTACATTCCGATCTCGGGCGGGCTGGTTCAGGATATGGATGCGGAGGCCTTTGGCGACGCGCTCCAGAGCTTGCCAAAGCCGATCCTGGCCTATTGCCGCACCGGCACACGCTCCACGACGCTCTGGTCGCTGGCGCAGGCCAACACTATGGAGCTGCCCGATATCCTGAGCGCCACGAAGGCCGCGGGCTATGACATGAAAGGCGTCGTGCGCCGCATTGCGAACGGCGGCAAGACACCCGTGGACCAAGAAGATGCGGCCTATGACGTGGTGATCGTCGGGGCAGGGGCCTCTGGTATCGCTGTGGCGGCGAGCCTGAAGGCCCGGCAGCCGGGGCTTGAGATCGCGGTGATCGACCCGGCGGACGCGCATTACTACCAGCCCGGCTGGACCATGGTGGGCGGCGGGATCTTTGATGCCGAGGACACCGTGCGCACCATGGGTTCGCTGATCCCACGCGGCGTGCATTGGCTGAAATCCGCCGTCGCGGCGTTCGAGCCGGAGAAGGATGCCGTGATCCTCGATGGCTGCCGGGTGGTGAAATACAAGCGTCTGGTGGTCTGCCCCGGGTTGAAGCTGGACTGGAACCGGGTCGAGGGTCTGGTGGAGACCCTGGGCCGTAATGGCGTGACCTCGAACTATCGCTACGATTTGGCCCCCTACACGTGGAAGCTGGTGTCCGGGCTCAAATCCGGGCGGGCGCTGTTCACCCAACCGCCGATGCCGATCAAATGCGCGGGCGCGCCGCAGAAAGCGATCTACCTGTCGGCAGATCACTGGACCCGGACGGGGGTGATCGGGGACATCGACATCGGGTTCCACAACGCAGGCGGCGTGCTGTTCGGCGTGAAGGACTTTGTACCCGCCCTGCAAAGCTACGTGGACAAGTACCAGATCGGGCTGAATTTCTTCAGCAATCTCGTCGCGATTGATGGCCCGGCCGGGAAGGCGTGGTTCGACGTGTCGAAACCCGACACAGCCGTCGCGCGCGTCGAGGTTGAGTTCGACATGATCCATGTCACCCCGCCGCAGTCAGCCCCGGATTTCATCGCGGTTTCGCCGCTGGCCGATGCGGCAGGCTGGGTCGATGTGGATCAGGCGACCCTGCGCCACAAAAGCTTCGAGAATATCTGGTCGCTTGGCGATGTGATGAACGCTCCGAATGCCAAGACCGCCGCGGCGGCCCGCAAACAGGCGCCCGTGGTAGCCGACAACATCATCGCCGACATCAAGGGCCGCGCCCCGGTGTCGCAATATGACGGCTACGGCTCCTGCCCGCTGACCGTGGAGCGCGGCAAGATCGTGCTGGCAGAATTCGGCTATGGCGGCACCCTTCAGCCTAGCTTCCCGTCCTGGCTGATCGACGGCACCAAGCCCAGCCGGCTGGCGTGGTTGCTGAAAGAGAAGATTCTGCCCCCGGTCTACTGGAAGGCGATGTTGAAAGGGCGCGAGTGGATGGCCACGCCAGAGAAGCTGTCGGCGCGCTGA
- a CDS encoding response regulator, producing MKDRTILVVEDDPKIRALLRNVLEDEGAQVLEAKSAAEVMRIVEEKPVNLITLDLHLGADNGVDIARQVRGVSQVPIIMVTGKDDVIDRVVGLEVGADDYITKPFHVREVIARIRSVLRRSGAAAPEAATDGDGQGSVCFSFDGLTAFPDKLELIDRDNTISDLTSGDFKLLTVFLNRPKRALSRDQLMDLTGGTEWSPLDRTIDNQVARLRKKIERDPSNPKLIKTVRGIGYTFACDVKTLQPSDTPAKSA from the coding sequence ATGAAAGATCGCACGATCCTTGTCGTCGAGGACGATCCAAAGATCAGAGCTCTCTTGCGCAATGTGCTTGAGGACGAAGGCGCGCAGGTGCTGGAAGCCAAGAGCGCCGCCGAAGTGATGCGGATCGTCGAGGAGAAACCTGTCAATCTGATCACCCTCGATCTGCATCTAGGTGCGGATAATGGCGTCGATATCGCGCGCCAGGTCCGCGGTGTCTCGCAGGTGCCGATCATCATGGTGACCGGCAAGGATGACGTGATCGACCGCGTTGTCGGGCTGGAGGTCGGGGCCGATGACTACATCACTAAGCCCTTCCATGTGCGCGAGGTTATCGCCCGCATCCGAAGTGTGCTGCGCAGATCGGGCGCAGCCGCGCCGGAGGCCGCGACGGACGGCGATGGGCAGGGGAGCGTCTGTTTCAGCTTCGACGGGCTGACGGCCTTTCCCGACAAGCTGGAACTCATCGACCGCGACAATACGATCAGTGATCTGACCAGTGGCGATTTCAAGTTGCTGACCGTGTTTCTCAACCGGCCCAAGCGGGCACTGTCGCGCGATCAGCTGATGGATCTGACCGGCGGCACGGAATGGAGCCCGCTGGATCGCACCATCGACAACCAGGTGGCCCGCCTGCGCAAAAAGATCGAGCGTGACCCGTCAAATCCCAAACTCATCAAGACCGTGCGCGGGATCGGCTATACCTTTGCCTGTGATGTCAAAACCCTTCAGCCGTCCGACACCCCGGCCAAGAGCGCCTGA
- a CDS encoding ClbS/DfsB family four-helix bundle protein — translation MACTNKSDLIALAEKEYAKLHALIAPLSPAQSKLHLDDVSIKDVIGHRAHWIALFFGWYRDGLAGKQVFFPAEGYKWNDLKRYNADLRKRQAQLDWAAASALLQERHDQLIQFLSDLSDAELYGGPMKGANNAWTTGRWAEAAGPSHYRSAAKFIRSVLRSQS, via the coding sequence ATGGCCTGCACGAACAAATCCGACCTTATCGCTTTGGCAGAGAAGGAATATGCCAAGCTGCACGCCCTGATTGCGCCGTTAAGCCCGGCGCAGTCGAAGCTGCATCTGGACGATGTGTCGATCAAGGACGTGATCGGCCACCGCGCCCATTGGATCGCGCTGTTCTTTGGCTGGTACAGGGACGGTCTGGCCGGGAAGCAGGTGTTCTTTCCCGCGGAAGGCTACAAGTGGAACGATCTCAAGCGCTACAATGCCGATCTTCGAAAGAGGCAGGCTCAGCTGGATTGGGCCGCTGCCAGCGCGCTTCTGCAGGAGCGCCACGACCAGCTTATCCAGTTTCTCTCTGACTTGTCCGATGCGGAACTCTACGGCGGCCCGATGAAGGGGGCCAACAACGCCTGGACCACTGGACGCTGGGCCGAAGCGGCGGGGCCAAGCCATTACCGCTCAGCCGCAAAGTTTATCCGCTCTGTCCTGCGCAGCCAGAGCTGA
- a CDS encoding DnaJ C-terminal domain-containing protein, whose translation MEFKDYYKVLGVARDAGADEIKKAFRKAARKYHPDINAGPEAEAKFKDVNEAYEVLKDPERRAAYDQLGQEPPRGQGSYQPPPGWDSGFSFSQGGPQGDEAFSDFFETLFRRGAGPMGGSGAGRGRDSHARIEIAIEDAYTGAKRTLSLRSPVLGPDGSVTLQDRTIAVTIPKGISEGQHIRLAGQGAPGGGAVGDLFLEVSFAPHPIYRPDGKDLFLDLPITPWEAALGGHVTMPTPDGKVDLRIPKNARTGQKLRLKGKGLPGQPKGDIYATLKIVNPKADTPEARAFFEKMAKEMPFDPRTHLGG comes from the coding sequence ATGGAGTTCAAGGATTACTACAAGGTGCTGGGCGTCGCGCGGGACGCGGGCGCGGACGAGATCAAGAAAGCGTTCCGCAAGGCGGCGCGGAAATACCACCCCGACATCAACGCGGGCCCTGAGGCCGAGGCGAAGTTCAAGGATGTGAACGAAGCCTATGAAGTGCTGAAAGACCCGGAGCGGCGCGCGGCCTACGACCAGCTTGGCCAAGAGCCGCCGCGCGGGCAGGGCAGCTACCAGCCGCCCCCGGGCTGGGACAGCGGTTTCTCTTTTTCGCAGGGTGGGCCACAAGGCGATGAGGCGTTCAGCGACTTCTTCGAGACGCTTTTTCGCCGTGGGGCCGGGCCGATGGGCGGCAGCGGGGCTGGTCGAGGCCGCGACAGCCATGCCCGCATCGAGATTGCGATCGAGGACGCCTACACCGGCGCAAAGCGCACGCTGAGCCTGCGCAGCCCGGTTCTTGGCCCCGATGGAAGCGTGACGCTGCAGGACCGCACCATTGCCGTGACGATCCCCAAGGGTATCTCCGAAGGGCAGCACATCCGGCTGGCGGGTCAGGGCGCGCCGGGCGGGGGTGCGGTTGGCGATCTGTTCCTGGAGGTGAGCTTCGCGCCGCACCCGATCTATCGCCCCGATGGCAAGGACCTGTTCCTTGATCTGCCGATCACACCGTGGGAGGCGGCCTTGGGCGGGCATGTCACCATGCCGACCCCGGACGGCAAGGTTGATCTGCGCATTCCGAAGAACGCGCGCACCGGCCAAAAGCTGCGTCTGAAGGGCAAAGGTCTGCCGGGGCAGCCCAAGGGCGACATTTATGCTACCCTGAAAATCGTTAATCCAAAAGCGGACACGCCAGAGGCCCGGGCCTTCTTCGAGAAGATGGCAAAAGAGATGCCCTTCGATCCGCGCACTCATCTAGGAGGTTAA
- a CDS encoding universal stress protein, translated as MALKTILVCLTTPDHSDTLLKVAVPLARKHGAHLIGLHTVEALVVYPGIAMHLPDSAFAAINQSQKVEAETIKGVFEKHTGHEDFVSEFRLVRTEAQSASERMIESARAADLVIMAHEDRNSDRYDQRNAQTQVIRNSGRPVIVVPLDYDGPKVGSNILLGWSETREAARAAHDMLGLADDSAALTVLRVGKTHQDTLKDSDAIDVTEMFARHGLNVTLEHRDPMGDSIAETLQSVAFEKGADLIVTGAFGHSRTYDFVLGATTYELLRDQKLPVLFSK; from the coding sequence ATGGCCCTCAAGACGATACTGGTTTGCCTGACGACGCCGGACCACTCGGACACGCTTCTCAAGGTTGCGGTCCCGCTGGCACGCAAACATGGGGCGCATCTCATTGGCCTGCACACGGTCGAGGCGCTGGTCGTGTATCCGGGCATCGCGATGCATCTGCCGGACTCGGCCTTCGCGGCCATCAATCAAAGCCAGAAGGTCGAAGCAGAGACCATCAAGGGCGTGTTCGAGAAACACACCGGGCATGAGGATTTCGTCAGCGAGTTCCGCCTGGTCCGCACCGAGGCGCAATCCGCCAGCGAGCGCATGATCGAAAGCGCGCGGGCGGCCGATCTGGTGATCATGGCCCACGAGGACAGGAACAGCGACCGCTACGACCAGCGCAACGCGCAAACCCAGGTGATCCGCAACAGTGGACGTCCCGTGATCGTGGTGCCGCTCGACTACGACGGCCCGAAGGTCGGCTCGAATATCCTGCTAGGATGGAGCGAGACACGCGAAGCGGCCCGTGCCGCCCATGACATGCTGGGTCTCGCCGATGACAGCGCGGCCCTGACGGTGCTGCGGGTCGGAAAGACCCATCAGGATACGCTTAAGGATTCCGACGCCATCGACGTGACGGAGATGTTCGCGCGGCACGGCCTGAACGTCACGCTGGAGCATCGTGATCCGATGGGCGACAGCATCGCAGAGACCTTGCAATCAGTAGCCTTCGAGAAGGGGGCAGACCTGATCGTCACGGGCGCCTTCGGCCATTCCCGCACCTATGATTTCGTGCTGGGGGCCACGACCTACGAGCTTTTGCGCGATCAGAAACTGCCCGTGCTCTTCAGCAAGTAG
- a CDS encoding SulP family inorganic anion transporter translates to MSTWSRYLPILDWGRAYSGADALSDLAAAIIVTIMLIPQSLAYAMLAGLPPEAGLYASIVPILLYSIFGTSRTLAVGPVAVVSLMTAAALADVTATMDVGYAAAALTLAGLSGAILLAMGVLRLGFVANFLSHPVISGFITASGLLIAVSQLKHLMGVEAQGHNLVELLGALVAHVPQTNPLTLAIGAGALAFLFWVRTGLRPTLMRLGLRRGAAEFLAKAGPVAAILVTTLLVWQLALAQSGVAIVGEVPRSLPPFTVPDLSLELLGALLMPATLIAIIGFVESISVAQTLATKRRQRIDPDQELIGLGAANIGASLTGGFPVTGGFSRSVVNFDAGARTPAAGAFTAIGLAIAALFLTPLIYFLPKATLAATIIVAVLSLVDFNTLRHAWTYSKRDFGAVAVTILLTLGFGVEIGVTAGVVLSVLLFLYDTSRPHVAEVGLVPGTEHFRNILRHQVVTDPTVLTLRIDQSLYFANARFLEDYIYNRVIDDPKLKHVVLMCSAVNEIDMSALETLEMINIRLGELGLDLSLSEVKGPVMDRLQRAELLSHLTGSVYLSQFAAYRALAPRADTQSALAAQDRADKLCG, encoded by the coding sequence ATGTCCACATGGTCGCGCTATTTGCCGATCCTCGACTGGGGCCGCGCCTATTCCGGCGCTGACGCGCTGAGCGATCTGGCGGCGGCAATCATTGTGACGATCATGTTGATCCCGCAATCGCTGGCCTACGCCATGCTGGCGGGCCTGCCGCCCGAGGCGGGGCTCTACGCTTCAATCGTGCCGATCCTGCTTTACAGCATCTTCGGGACCAGCCGGACATTGGCGGTCGGCCCCGTGGCCGTCGTCTCGCTGATGACGGCGGCGGCCTTGGCCGATGTCACCGCTACGATGGATGTGGGCTACGCCGCCGCCGCCTTGACCCTGGCGGGGCTTTCGGGTGCGATCCTGCTGGCGATGGGGGTCTTGCGGCTGGGGTTCGTTGCGAACTTCCTGTCCCATCCCGTGATCTCCGGCTTCATCACCGCGTCAGGTCTGCTGATCGCGGTCAGCCAGCTGAAGCATCTGATGGGTGTCGAGGCGCAGGGACATAACCTGGTCGAGCTACTGGGCGCGCTGGTCGCGCATGTGCCGCAGACGAACCCGCTGACGCTTGCCATCGGGGCAGGGGCACTGGCCTTCCTGTTTTGGGTCCGCACCGGTTTGCGACCGACGTTGATGCGCCTCGGGCTGCGCCGCGGGGCGGCGGAGTTTCTGGCGAAGGCGGGCCCGGTCGCGGCCATCTTGGTGACGACGCTTCTGGTCTGGCAACTCGCGCTGGCACAATCGGGCGTCGCAATCGTGGGCGAGGTCCCGCGAAGCTTGCCGCCCTTCACCGTGCCGGACTTGTCGCTGGAGCTGCTCGGGGCCCTGCTGATGCCCGCGACGCTGATCGCGATCATCGGCTTTGTCGAGTCGATCTCCGTGGCGCAAACGCTTGCCACCAAGCGGCGGCAACGCATCGACCCGGATCAAGAGCTGATCGGCCTGGGCGCCGCCAATATCGGCGCGTCGCTGACCGGGGGCTTTCCGGTAACCGGGGGCTTCTCACGATCCGTGGTGAACTTCGACGCGGGCGCGAGAACACCCGCCGCCGGGGCCTTCACCGCCATCGGCCTGGCCATCGCCGCGCTGTTTCTGACGCCGCTGATCTACTTCCTGCCCAAGGCGACGCTGGCGGCGACGATCATCGTGGCGGTGCTGTCTTTGGTCGACTTCAATACCCTGCGCCACGCGTGGACATATTCCAAACGCGACTTCGGCGCGGTCGCGGTGACGATCCTTCTAACGCTGGGATTTGGGGTCGAGATCGGTGTGACCGCGGGTGTCGTCCTGTCGGTCCTGCTGTTTCTCTACGACACGTCGCGGCCCCATGTGGCCGAGGTGGGCCTGGTTCCGGGGACAGAGCATTTCCGCAATATCCTGCGCCATCAGGTGGTCACCGATCCGACCGTCCTGACCCTGCGCATCGACCAAAGCCTGTATTTCGCCAATGCGCGGTTTCTCGAGGATTACATCTATAACCGGGTCATCGATGACCCGAAGCTGAAGCATGTGGTCCTGATGTGTTCGGCCGTGAACGAGATCGACATGAGCGCGCTCGAGACGCTGGAGATGATCAATATTCGCCTTGGCGAGCTGGGGTTGGATCTGTCCCTGTCCGAGGTGAAGGGACCGGTGATGGACCGCCTCCAGCGGGCAGAGCTTCTGAGCCATCTGACCGGCTCGGTCTACCTGTCCCAATTCGCGGCCTACCGGGCGCTTGCGCCCCGCGCGGACACGCAGTCAGCTCTGGCTGCGCAGGACAGAGCGGATAAACTTTGCGGCTGA
- a CDS encoding helix-turn-helix domain-containing protein encodes MYVTSPCEVRPKLPVAPLASSTYQATETRLKPGAYLYFEGDEVEWLYQVTSGVLRLTRLLADGRRQVIAFGLPGDTVGFPAAGLHHTDCEALTDVRLQPFRRAHLENGEGDPKLHTALLQAALREISAMQDHFMMLGRKSATEKVASFLCVLSERVGENLGAYRQVKLPMSRSDIADFLGLTTETVSRTLTQLRKSQIIAIDSIHTVIIQRPEALLNLAEGSSD; translated from the coding sequence ATGTATGTCACGTCCCCCTGCGAAGTACGCCCCAAACTGCCCGTCGCCCCCCTTGCATCCAGCACCTACCAAGCCACCGAAACGCGCCTGAAACCCGGTGCATACCTGTATTTTGAGGGCGATGAGGTCGAATGGCTCTATCAGGTCACCAGCGGCGTGCTGCGCCTGACCCGGCTGTTGGCGGATGGTCGCCGACAGGTCATTGCCTTCGGCCTTCCTGGCGACACCGTGGGCTTTCCCGCCGCCGGGCTGCACCACACGGATTGCGAAGCCCTGACTGATGTGCGCCTTCAGCCCTTCCGGCGGGCGCATCTGGAAAACGGCGAAGGCGATCCCAAGCTGCACACGGCGCTTTTGCAGGCGGCTTTGCGCGAGATCAGCGCGATGCAGGACCATTTCATGATGCTGGGGCGCAAATCCGCGACTGAAAAGGTGGCCTCGTTCCTGTGTGTGCTGTCCGAGCGCGTGGGCGAGAACCTTGGCGCCTACCGGCAGGTCAAATTGCCGATGAGCCGGTCCGACATTGCCGATTTCCTCGGCCTGACGACGGAGACCGTGAGCCGGACGCTGACCCAGTTGCGCAAGAGCCAGATCATCGCGATCGACAGCATCCACACGGTGATCATTCAGCGCCCCGAAGCGTTGCTGAACCTCGCAGAGGGCAGCAGCGACTGA
- a CDS encoding endonuclease/exonuclease/phosphatase family protein: MQHSRIRLASYNIRKARGLDQKRKPGRTLDVINALGADVVVLQEADKRLGQRPTAVPRKMIEAETDFDLVEVARNGVSIGWHGNAVLVRRGIGVRSIDPLDLPGLEPRGAVRLTLDVGAGLTVVAAHLGLRRRDRLAQLDALNTATSADAHCVIAGDFNEWSDTKGFEPLAARFETHTPGRSFHARRPIAALDRFALSRDVALHNAGVDQSALARVASDHLPIWSDISVPAATC, encoded by the coding sequence ATGCAACACTCCCGGATACGTCTTGCCAGCTACAATATCCGCAAAGCGCGCGGGCTTGACCAGAAGCGCAAGCCGGGGCGCACGCTGGACGTAATCAACGCCTTGGGCGCCGATGTCGTGGTGCTGCAAGAGGCGGACAAGCGGCTCGGGCAACGGCCAACGGCCGTGCCGCGCAAGATGATCGAGGCGGAGACCGATTTCGATCTGGTCGAAGTCGCGCGCAACGGCGTCAGCATCGGATGGCACGGCAATGCGGTTCTGGTGCGGCGCGGGATCGGCGTGCGCAGCATCGATCCCTTGGATCTGCCGGGGCTGGAGCCCCGCGGGGCCGTTCGGCTTACGCTTGATGTGGGTGCCGGACTGACCGTGGTTGCGGCGCATCTGGGCCTGCGCCGGCGCGACAGGCTTGCCCAGCTTGACGCTCTGAACACGGCGACCAGCGCGGACGCGCATTGCGTGATTGCCGGCGATTTCAACGAGTGGTCCGACACAAAAGGGTTCGAGCCCCTGGCCGCACGGTTCGAGACGCACACGCCGGGGCGGTCCTTCCACGCCCGGCGGCCCATCGCGGCGCTGGACCGGTTTGCCCTGTCGCGCGACGTGGCGCTGCACAATGCGGGTGTCGACCAGAGCGCGCTGGCGCGTGTGGCGTCGGACCATCTGCCGATCTGGTCCGACATTTCGGTGCCTGCCGCTACTTGCTGA